In a genomic window of Pangasianodon hypophthalmus isolate fPanHyp1 chromosome 19, fPanHyp1.pri, whole genome shotgun sequence:
- the flrt2 gene encoding leucine-rich repeat transmembrane protein FLRT2, translating to MEFQVGRWNNDWTSFVRFWFTVLLSLHVQFDLVASCPKECRCDKTYIYCNERSLTSVPLGIGEGYKFLYLHNNQINSAGFPMELHNVASVETVYLYGNQLDEFPLNLPRNVKILHLQENNIQTISRAALAQLPKLEELHLDDNSISTVGVEEGAFREAVNLKLLFLTKNHLSSVPIGLPADLKELRLDENRIAEIDEGAFQNVTNLQRLLLDGNLLEDDAIAPGTFKNLVNLKELSLSRNSLTMPPPLLPSVSLTKLNLQENQIKDIPVLVFSELRKLEKLDLSTNLLQTVPQGVFDGLRSLTYLNVRSNHWRCDCAIKWIVFWLKSLPSSVNVRGFACHQPDKLKGMIIRELNLDVLQCPASTEIDPWLTRLPPSPSPPRRTTIPPRTTPVTTMSTTVFHPTTTNPTPPVPNFPPAHYPPYEDPLKISLNVVNSTCVEVSWESYFTVTAYKVTWVKRSQNLMMDISQERTVPGEQRRLNLYDLEPRSKYRICVYILDSLNSYRPGEDTICSEIRTKSASKNSNNPSELDQVAQQDVMSTFLLAGVIGGVVLIVLIILLSLFCWYMHKKSRSSCSSSKWKYNRGRRKDDYCEAGTKKDNSILEMTETSFQIVPLNNEQLLKGDFRIQPIYTPNVGIGYRDCHLSNNSIVYCKSSNVPGVEFCHT from the coding sequence ATGGAGTTCCAAGTCGGACGGTGGAATAACGATTGGACCTCATTTGTTCGATTTTGGTTTACCGTATTGCTGAGTTTGCATGTGCAGTTCGATCTCGTTGCATCATGTCCCAAAGAGTGTCGTTGCGACAAAACTTATATTTACTGTAATGAGAGGAGTTTGACATCTGTGCCTCTGGGTATTGGGGAGGGATACAAGTTCCTCTACCTCCACAACAACCAGATCAACAGCGCTGGATTTCCGATGGAGCTCCACAATGTGGCATCGGTGGAGACTGTCTACTTGTATGGGAACCAGCTGGACGAATTCCCTCTCAACCTTcccagaaatgtaaaaatactcCATTTACAGGAAAACAACATTCAGACCATTTCCAGAGCAGCACTTGCCCAGCTACCCAAGCTGGAAGAACTGCACTTGGACGACAACTCCATCTCCACAGTTGGAGTGGAGGAAGGGGCTTTTCGGGAAGCGGTAAACCTTAAGCTCCTCTTCCTCACCAAGAATCACTTGAGCAGTGTTCCTATCGGATTACCAGCAGACCTTAAGGAACTGCGTCTGGATGAAAACCGCATTGCCGAGATAGATGAAGGAGCTTTTCAAAATGTTACCAATCTACAGCGGCTGTTACTGGATGGAAATCTTCTGGAGGATGATGCCATTGCTCCCGGTACCTTTAAGAACCTGGTCAACCTCAAAGAGCTTTCGTTATCCCGGAATTCTCTCACGATGCCACCACCTTTGCTTCCTTCGGTGTCTCTTACTAAACTGAACCTGCAGGAAAACCAGATTAAAGACATCCCCGTTTTGGTTTTCTCCGAGCTCAGGAAGCTTGAGAAACTCGATCTATCGACTAACCTGCTACAGACTGTACCACAGGGTGTGTTTGATGGGCTGAGAAGCCTGACATATCTCAATGTTCGAAGCAACCATTGGCGCTGCGATTGCGCTATCAAGTGGATTGTCTTTTGGCTGAAGTCCTTGCCATCTTCCGTGAACGTCCGCGGATTTGCATGTCACCAACCAGACAAGCTAAAGGGCATGATAATCCGAGAACTCAACCTTGATGTCCTTCAGTGTCCGGCTAGTACTGAAATCGATCCGTGGCTGACTCGCTTACCTCCGTCTCCATCACCGCCTCGTAGAACCACCATCCCTCCCAGAACCACCCCCGTCACCACCATGTCAACCACAGTTTTCCACCCAACCACAACCAATCCCACGCCTCCAGTGCCCAATTTCCCGCCTGCTCACTATCCTCCCTACGAAGACCCTTTGAAAATATCCTTGAATGTCGTGAACAGCACATGCGTGGAGGTTAGCTGGGAATCTTATTTCACTGTGACGGCTTACAAAGTCACCTGGGTCAAGAGGAGTCAGAATTTAATGATGGATATTAGCCAAGAGAGGACGGTCCCTGGAGAGCAACGGAGACTTAACTTGTACGACTTGGAACCTAGATCCAAGTACCGGATCTGTGTTTACATTCTGGATTCCTTAAATAGTTACAGACCCGGAGAGGATACGATCTGTTCAGAGATAAGGACCAAATCAGCCTCGAAAAACTCCAACAATCCGTCTGAGTTGGATCAGGTTGCACAACAGGACGTCATGTCTACGTTCCTTTTAGCTGGCGTGATCGGGGGCGTTGTGCTGATTGTTTTGATAATATTACTTAGTCTCTTTTGCTGGTACATGCACAAGAAGAGCAGGTCTTCCTGTTCCTCATCCAAATGGAAATACAACAGAGGCAGGAGAAAAGATGACTACTGTGAAGCCGGCACCAAGAAGGATAACTCCATCCTGGAAATGACCGAGACCAGCTTTCAGATTGTGCCGCTGAACAATGAGCAGCTTCTGAAGGGCGATTTCAGGATCCAGCCCATTTACACACCCAATGTTGGCATTGGATACAGAGACTGCCACCTCAGTAACAACAGCATTGTTTACTGCAAGAGCAGCAATGTTCCTGGTGTGGAATTTTGCCACACGTGA